One genomic window of Phycisphaerales bacterium includes the following:
- a CDS encoding helix-turn-helix domain-containing protein, which translates to MPAIGKKERRTRPEPYEIRTARQLRAIGTPISAAIIEELRMGGAMSAAEIAEKIGKSPQGVHYHLGKLREIGLVQVAGERETGRRPEMLFEMEAHDVHLTQGKRTPGLRREMLRMCRLFLRRAGEDYEAAVHDKADERMPAGLRLTRSVTRLSEADVEELAAKLDAIDRWLDERDGVAGACRVKVTVVVATGEA; encoded by the coding sequence ATGCCCGCGATTGGAAAAAAGGAGCGCCGGACGCGGCCCGAGCCCTACGAGATCCGAACGGCGCGGCAACTCCGGGCCATCGGCACGCCGATCTCGGCGGCGATCATCGAGGAGCTGCGGATGGGCGGGGCCATGAGCGCCGCCGAGATCGCCGAGAAGATCGGCAAGAGCCCGCAGGGCGTGCACTACCACCTGGGCAAGCTGCGCGAGATCGGGCTGGTGCAGGTGGCGGGCGAGCGCGAGACGGGACGGCGGCCCGAGATGCTGTTCGAGATGGAGGCCCACGACGTCCACCTGACCCAGGGCAAGCGCACGCCTGGGCTGCGCCGCGAGATGCTGCGGATGTGCCGGCTGTTCCTGCGGCGGGCGGGCGAGGACTACGAGGCGGCGGTGCACGACAAGGCCGACGAGCGGATGCCCGCCGGCCTGCGGCTGACGCGATCCGTTACGCGGCTGAGCGAGGCGGACGTCGAGGAGTTGGCGGCGAAGCTGGATGCCATCGACCGGTGGCTGGACGAGCGGGATGGTGTGGCGGGAGCGTGCCGGGTGAAGGTGACGGTGGTGGTGGCGACGGGGGAGGCGTGA